A single genomic interval of Spinacia oleracea cultivar Varoflay chromosome 6, BTI_SOV_V1, whole genome shotgun sequence harbors:
- the LOC110784390 gene encoding ACT domain-containing protein ACR8 translates to MEWPACLNEFEKLLLRMDTPRVAIDNAVCPNSTLVKVDSARKHGILLEAVQVITDLNLSIKKAYISSDGRWFMDVFHVTDLNGNKLKDESVISYMEQSLGSIQFTRSCEYKGVTALELTGTDRIGLLSEVFAVLADLNCTVMDAKVWTHNGRIASLIYVKDCDSGCQIEDSHRIRRIESRLRPVLKGDNDIRSAKTTVSMTVTHTERRLHQMMFDDRDYERTPSTSYDAPDVSVQNWNERGYSVVNIQCKDRPKILFDVVCTLTDMEYVVFHATINTQGSRAYLEFYIRHTDGTPISSDAEKQRVVQCLQASIRRRASQVARLELYAEDRPSLLADVTRTFRENGLNVARAEISTTENKALNIFYVTDAEGYSPDSKTIDAVIEKIGVSNLKVKELPLIYHQNAERKEAVGAGGAMLLSLGSLVRKNLYNLGLIRSYS, encoded by the exons ATGGAGTGGCCTGCTTGTTTGAATGAATTTGAGAAGCTTCTTCTCCGTATGGATACTCCTAG AGTTGCAATTGACAATGCTGTTTGCCCTAATTCCACCCTGGTTAag GTTGATAGCGCTAGAAAACATGGGATTCtattagaagcagttcaagtgaTTACAGATCTTAATCTTTCAATTAAGAAAGCTTACATATCTTCCGATGGCAGATGGTTCATGGATG TTTTCCATGTAACTGATCTTAATGGAAACAAATTGAAAGATGAGAGCGTTATTAGCTACATGGAACAG TCATTGGGCAGTATCCAATTCACAAGATCCTGTGAGTATAAGGGTGTTACAGCTCTTGAACTTACCGGTACAGATAGAATAGGCCTGTTGTCGGAGGTGTTTGCTGTATTAGCCGATTTGAATTGCACAGTGATGGATGCTAAAGTATGGACTCATAATGGAAGAATTGCATCCCTTATTTATGTTAAAGATTGTGATTCCGGGTGCCAAATTGAAGACTCTCACAGAATAAGGAGGATTGAGTCGAGGTTAAGGCCAGTTCTTAAAGGGGACAATGATATTAGGAGTGCAAAGACTACTGTCTCGATGACAGTCACTCATACTGAGCGAAGACTTCATCAAATGATGTTTGATGATCGTGATTATGAGCGAACCCCATCGACAAGTTACGATGCACCAGATGTTAGTGTCCAAAACTGGAACGAGAGAGGGTACTCTGTTGTGAACATTCAATGCAAAGATCGGCCTAAGATTTTGTTTGATGTTGTTTGTACGTTGACGGATATGGAGTATGTTGTTTTTCATGCCACCATCAACACTCAAGGGAGCCGAGCTTATCTG GAATTTTACATTAGGCATACAGATGGAACTCCAATTAGCTCTGATGCTGAAAAACAACGGGTTGTTCAGTGTTTACAGGCTTCTATTCGAAGGAGAGCATCTCAG GTTGCAAGGCTAGAACTATACGCTGAAGATCGTCCAAGTCTACTAGCAGATGTAACAAGAACATTCAGAGAGAATGGGCTAAACGTGGCCAGGGCAGAGATCTCCACAACGGAGAATAAGGCCTTAAACATCTTTTACGTGACAGATGCAGAAGGATACAGTCCGGATTCAAAAACAATCGATGCAGTGATTGAGAAAATCGGGGTGAGTAATTTGAAGGTGAAGGAGTTGCCTTTGATCTATCATCAGAATGCAGAAAGGAAAGAGGCAGTTGGTGCCGGCGGGGCAATGTTGCTATCACTTGGCAGCTTAGTGAGGAAGAATCTATACAACTTGGGACTCATCAGATCATATTCTTAA